One genomic window of Solanum dulcamara chromosome 10, daSolDulc1.2, whole genome shotgun sequence includes the following:
- the LOC129869939 gene encoding glucan endo-1,3-beta-glucosidase 8-like: MIRTANKRKKKVNMRLKMGIMCFMVLIMTTQVNSFVGITWGRQQTQQLVPSMVVDMLLQNKIPQLRLMTSGYDIIEIFSATNISVSVTMGNQFVWQANRNDLAYVWVNDRIKDPINKGVNIVEVTIGSEPFSNSFLKEANNNQVVPVLKLIREALDDMNLGYIRTTTAHSMDVLKVTKYPSEADFRDDIKKPMLESLQEFNRTGAPFVLYMFPIHFVKEVMNYTMEFAFMDNKSGFKIKDGNVTYTNAVELMIDSVAWAIKKAGYPNMKIMIGQIGWPTDGYLHANVKNAERFYKGLLKFVASKKGTPLRPGPLDIYLHSLSDENEFRTVFGAFQRHWGIYEADGNPKYKIDFSLQDRDEYPTQAKGIVKMPNRWCKFNGDTSNMNLVNKNYDLACNTADCTRLEKGASCDGLNFESRISYAFNAFFQKFKQSLEKCDFDGLGKIVATNPSVENCEFPIEILAFQDQIVQNGMVLRI; this comes from the exons atgattagaactGCGAATAAG agaaaaaaaaaggtcaaTATGAGGCTTAAAATGGGCATAATGTGTTTCATGGTTTTGATCATGACAACACAAGTTAATAGCTTTGTAGGCATTACATGGGGCAGACAACAAACACAACAATTGGTTCCATCAATGGTTGTTGATATgcttttacaaaataaaattccaCAATTGAGATTAATGACTTCAGGATATGATATCattgaaatattttcagcaaCTAATATTAGCGTAAGTGTTACTATGGGAAATCAATTCGTGTGGCAAGCAAATAGGAATGATCTTGCATATGTATGGGTAAATGATCGAATCAAGGATCCAATCAACAAAGGTGTAAATATAGT AGAAGTAACCATTGGGTCAGAACCATTTTCGAATTCATTCTTGAAAGAGGCAAATAACAATCAAGTGGTACCCGTGTTAAAACTTATACGAGAAGCCCTTGACGATATGAATTTAGGTTATATCAGAACGACGACCGCCCATAGCATGGACGTGTTAAAGGTCACGAAATATCCATCGGAGGCAGACTTTCGTGATGACATAAAAAAACCCATGCTCGAATCTCTACAAGAGTTCAATCGGACCGGAGCCCCCTTTGTACTCTACATGTTCCCCATCCATTTCGTTAAGGAAGTAATGAATTATACCATGGAATTCGCATTCATGGATAATAAGAGCGGGTTTAAAATTAAAGATGGTAATGTTACGTACACGAATGCAGTGGAGTTAATGATCGACTCTGTTGCTTGGGCAATAAAAAAAGCGGGATATCCCAATATGAAAATTATGATTGGTCAAATTGGATGGCCTACGGATGGATATCTACATGCAAATGTTAAAAATGCAGAGAGATTTTACAAGGGGTTATTGAAATTTGTAGCATCAAAAAAAGGGACACCACTTAGGCCAGGGCCTCTGGACATATATCTTCATAGCTTGTCAGATGAGAATGAGTTCCGTACAGTATTTGGTGCATTTCAAAGGCATTGGGGCATTTACGAGGCAGATGGGAATCCAAAGTACAAGATTGATTTCTCATTACAG GATCGCGACGAGTATCCTACACAGGCTAAGGGCATTGTGAAAATGCCAAATCGATGGTGCAAGTTCAATGGGGACACATCAAACATGAATTTGGTGAATAAGAATTATGATTTAGCATGCAACACTGCAGATTGTACTCGACTGGAAAAAGGAGCTTCATGTGATGGACTCAACTTTGAATCAAGAATTTCTTATGCTTTTAATGCATTTTTCCAAAAATTCAAACAATCCTTGGAAAAATGTGATTTTGATGGTTTAGGTAAAATTGTAGCAACAAATCCCTCTGTGGAAAATTGTGAGTTTCCCATTGAGATATTGGCATTCCAAGATcaaattgttcaaaatggtatggttttaagaatttga